A single Rhinolophus ferrumequinum isolate MPI-CBG mRhiFer1 chromosome 12, mRhiFer1_v1.p, whole genome shotgun sequence DNA region contains:
- the MRPL50 gene encoding 39S ribosomal protein L50, mitochondrial, translating to MAAISGLGVTRRGLAWIIAGVPRRELWSRFREEKKPVVAETLEEVKKEPILVCPPLRSRTYIPPKDLQSRLESCVKEIFGSSAPSNWQNVSLEDGHLKFSFLSRLADDLGHAVPNSRLHEMCRVRDVLDFYNVPVQDRCKFDELIASNLPPNVKITWGY from the exons ATGGCGGCGATTTCAGGGCTCGGTGTTACCAGAAGAGGCCTCGCGTGGATAATCGCAGGGGTGCCACGCAGAGAACTTTGGTCTCGATTCAG ggaagagaaaaagccAGTGGTGGCTGAGACGTTAGAAGAAGTGAAAAAAGAACCTATTCTGGTGTGTCCACCCTTACGAAGCCGAACATACATACCACCTAAAGATCTCCAGAGTCGTTTGGAATCTTGTGTCAAAGAAATTTTTGGCTCATCTGCACCTAGCAATTGGCAGAATGTCTCCCTGGAAGATGGTCATCTGAAGTTCAGCTTTTTGTCACGTTTAGCTGATGATTTGGGCCATGCAGTGCCTAACTCCAGGCTTCACGAGATGTGCAGGGTCAGAGATGTTCTTGATTTCTATAATGTGCCTGTTCAAGATAGATGTAAATTTGATGAACTTATTGCCAGTAATCTGCCTCCCAATGTAAAAATCACTTGGGGTTACTGA